CAcacttgctgggcggtggtggcgcaggcctttaatcccagcatttgggaggcagaggcaggcagatctctgtgagtctgaggccagcttggtctacaagagctagttctaggacagactccgaagcttcagagaaaccctatgtcgaaatttagaaagaaagaaagaaagaaagaaagaaagaaaggaaggaagggagggagggagggagggagggagggaggaaggaaggaaggaaggaaggaaggaaggaaggaaggaaggaaggaaggaaggaagaaagaaagagccaagTATACTTTACAGAATTTACAGATAGAAGCTCCATTCTCTCGATTGCTTGTCCTCTGTTTCTGTGATGAGAAAGCTTGTTCGCCACCTCCACCTCCCGCCCTCTCCATCTGTCATCCTTTCCCGTGCGGCCTCCACACAccaggaaacctcagactgaacACTACTTTCCTCTTGGCCCCTTTAGCAGCCATGAACTCCGTGGCTTCTTGTCCTTGGACCCTGGTGTTCTAGGATAGCGTGCTTTCCGTCTTCCTCGTCCCTTGCTCCTTCTGAACTCCTTTACTGTCCTCTCTTTCCTCGTCCCTCCAGTTGTTGATGCATCTCAACCAGCAGCAGTTTGGAAGTGGATGACAGTGTGTACAGACACTTGTGGTTGTTACTACTGGAGAGGGGGATGTTTCTGGCATTCAGTGGTGTGCAAGCTGGGGATGCTGCCAGACAGACATCCTGCATGCCACACACGACAGGCCTGTCCCTCGAGAGACAGCTGTCTGGATGGAACGTAGCAATGCTGAAGCTGAggaagtgtctctctgtgtctctagaTGTAATCTATATCTAGCCCTAGTCTAATTCTGTTGCCTTTGCATATTTAATAAACTCCCAGATGGTTCTCTCGAGGCCTGGCTCTCCCCGAGTCCCAGACTGTGCAGTCAACCGCTTATTTGTCAGCTCCACTTGGAGCTCTCTGAGCACTTCAGAACGTCCTGGGTGGgactcttctttgtttcttccttccgaATAGAGTCTTACTGTATagccttcaaattcatgatcctcctgtctcagcttcttgagtTTGGGGATTCCAAGTATGTGCCACTACAGCTGGCTTGGTGTGGAATGGTTGATCATCTCTTCTGTGGGGCCTGCTGTTCCCCCCTTTGTAGATGGCACCACTTTCCACGCAGGTCCTTGAGCCATACACCTGGGAATCATCTTGAGTTCTCCTGCCCCTTCTGTCAGCCAGGAGCAGGCTGCGCTCTTCCACACTGTGGTCCATGGCGACTCTCGGGTTCTGGGTAGCCTTTGGAAGAGTTCGTGGTCTCCGCCTTGACcctgctcttccttcttccttccttccccaccccagttAGATGCTCATCCTGCTGAGTGCCATGTGTCTGTCTTCACAGCTCTGGGATGGCAGAGTCGGGACCGTATCTGTTTGTTTCCGCATCCTCTGCACCACGCCTGCCTCCTAGGAGGTGTTTGTTCCTCGGCGTGCTTTGGTGGAAGCCTGGGACTGACGTTCTCCATGGCCCTGTTTCAGGTCTTTCTGTCCGAGTGGAATGAGCACAAAGTTGCTCTCTCACGGCTCACCAGGCTGGAGATGAAGGACGACTTCCTCCACGGACTGCAGATGCTGAAGTCTCTGCAGAGCGAGCACGTGGTCACGCTGGTTGGCTACTGCGAGGAGGACGGCACTATTCTCACCGAGTATCACCCTTTGGGTTCCCTGAGCAACCTGGAAGAAACACTAAACCTTTCGAAGTACCAAGATGTGAACACCTGGCAGCACCGGCTGCAGCTGGCCGTGGAGTATGTCGCCATCATCAACTACCTGCACCAGAGCCCCCTGGGCGTGAGGGTCATGTGTGACTCTAACGACCTGCCCAAAACGCTGTCTCAGTACCTGCTGACAAGCAACTTCAGCATTGTGGCCAATGACCTGGATGCGCTGCCCCTGGTGGACCATGCCTCGGGAGTCCGGGTGAAGTGTGGCCACAGGGAACTCCACGGGGATTTTGTGGCTCCAGAGCAGCTGTGGCCTTATGGGGAAGACACACCCTTCCAAGATGACCTCATGCCCTCCTATGATGAGAAGATTGACATCTGGAAGATACCGGATGTCTCCAGTTTCCTTCTGGGGCACGTGGAAGGCAGCGATATGGTTCGATTCCACTTGTTTGATATCCATAAGGCATGTAAGAGCCAGATCCCCGCAGAAAGACCCACGGCTCAGGATGTTCTGGACACTTATCAGAAGGTTTTACATTCACTCAGAGACTCTGTGATGTCTCAGACAAAGGAGATGCTGTAAGGACAGGCCATTAAGTGATGGGCTTGACGGCTGAATGGCATCCCAGCTGTACTACTCTTGGTGATGGAAGTGCTTTCATGAACCTCGTGATTTGTGGACGCAGGCTCTCCTGCACATCTGAGTGTGCCCTGCTTTCCCGGCAACCTGGATGGAAGTAGCCAAGCGGGAAAGCCTTGCTTCTCTGTACTTTGTGGTGAAAATGCAGAGAATTCATGGATCTACACAGTGTTTGAAGGAAGTGGTAAAATGGTAATTATGAAGACACATCGCCTACTCCGGTAACCATGTTTATAGATTGGTAGGAAATGGGAAAAAACATACACTAATTCTTCAGAGAACATCTCCTAATTTGAGCAGTCCTGTTGGAAGCTGGGGATATAGTGCCCAGTGGTTGGGCACTTACCTGGTTCTGTGCAAAGCCTTGGATCTGACccatagcatacacacacacatacacacacacacacacacacgctcaaaGGTCGTTTTGGGTGTCCAAAGCGCAGCCCTCGTCAGTGAGGTCCTTGTCAGTGTTGGAGATGACTGTCCATGAAGGTTCCATGCAGTTTCCTCTCACTGAACCAAGTACGCTGTGGCACCATGCTCTGGAGAGCAGCTGTGAATGGCTAGGACTGCCGAGAACGGCAGGCTGCGGGGACTTCCTTACCTGCCTGGGATGGTGCTGACCTGTGGTTTCTGTGTGAACGTTTCATATCCAGTGTTCCTCTTTACTAGACAGTGTCGAGCCTCCCCGGGCTTGCACAACTGAACACCTTAAACAAAAACTGTGgtgccaggaatggtggtgcacacctgtaatcctagcgccTGCGAAACAGATTGGAGAAACTAAGAGTTCAGGCCTGTCATGGGCTATATACCACGATCCCGTCTGTCCACGCCCCCACCCCAATAAAAAAGTCTCTCCTGTTGTCCTGGCATCCTTATTTTGGGAGACATGAGAGAGTCGGTGTGTCTTTGTGGCCACTCACGAGGTGTCCCCTGAACCTGAGCAGGCAACAGAGCCACCTGAGTCACAGATCGGGGGCCCATCTTGGAGTCTCTAGCTTCATAGGGCTAGAGGGAAGTCCAAGGGTTTTCATTGCAACGGGTTCCCCATGCTGCTGCCCCTAGTGTTTCCCTTCTGCAGGGACCACCGTTCAAGACTCATGTCCCCCTTGAGAGGAAGGTATCACAGGCAAAAGAAGTAGGTGGTATCGGATCTGTATTGTCTTCTGTAGCCTGTGGCTGACAAGGGGGTGAGCTTGCCCAGGTTCATCTCTGTGAAGCACACAGGTGTTCCATTCATTTGGGTTTGTTTTACAAAATCTCCACCaagtcagatggtggtggtgcacgcctttaatcccaggactcgggaggcagaggcaggtggatctctgtgagttccaggacagactccaaagctcaaaaacataaaaaacaaacaaacaaatgaaaaactccACCAAAACCCACTGGCTTAAAGATATTAACAAGTACTGGCCAGGATGTGGAATAATTGGACCCCTTACTATCTTGCTAGTGGGAATGTAACGGTGCAAAAGCATATTGGAGAAACAGTCAGGTGGTTAGTTCCCACTTTACTGTGCTCAGAGGCAGCTTATcgagggctctggccacgccccagctctcaggatccttcagctgcagactcatcagaacccactccctgccatcagggtctcgtgctcagaacagctgcaggctgctcagagcagaggaaaacaagttgttggTCCGCAGTCCCCAACAACAGTCCTGGTGA
The sequence above is a segment of the Chionomys nivalis chromosome 20, mChiNiv1.1, whole genome shotgun sequence genome. Coding sequences within it:
- the Pomk gene encoding protein O-mannose kinase isoform X2: MGQQHGSRKGLTHREVPRGIGLLLSLALMNAVLYLCLDWFFISPRPLEDPRRCPHGYFRMGRMKNCSRWLSCEELRTEVRQLRRVGEGAVKRVFLSEWNEHKVALSRLTRLEMKDDFLHGLQMLKSLQSEHVVTLVGYCEEDGTILTEYHPLGSLSNLEETLNLSKYQDVNTWQHRLQLAVEYVAIINYLHQSPLGVRVMCDSNDLPKTLSQYLLTSNFSIVANDLDALPLVDHASGVRVKCGHRELHGDFVAPEQLWPYGEDTPFQDDLMPSYDEKIDIWKIPDVSSFLLGHVEGSDMVRFHLFDIHKACKSQIPAERPTAQDVLDTYQKVLHSLRDSVMSQTKEML
- the Pomk gene encoding protein O-mannose kinase isoform X1, coding for METKKDPAGISCRSAGADMGQQHGSRKGLTHREVPRGIGLLLSLALMNAVLYLCLDWFFISPRPLEDPRRCPHGYFRMGRMKNCSRWLSCEELRTEVRQLRRVGEGAVKRVFLSEWNEHKVALSRLTRLEMKDDFLHGLQMLKSLQSEHVVTLVGYCEEDGTILTEYHPLGSLSNLEETLNLSKYQDVNTWQHRLQLAVEYVAIINYLHQSPLGVRVMCDSNDLPKTLSQYLLTSNFSIVANDLDALPLVDHASGVRVKCGHRELHGDFVAPEQLWPYGEDTPFQDDLMPSYDEKIDIWKIPDVSSFLLGHVEGSDMVRFHLFDIHKACKSQIPAERPTAQDVLDTYQKVLHSLRDSVMSQTKEML